Proteins encoded together in one Terriglobus saanensis SP1PR4 window:
- a CDS encoding AI-2E family transporter has translation MQEDHLIGSSGEVHPARRAGAALLGWWRATTLDALIVGAMWLVGLLLIHVPLAPMWAMIAAFCQFVPGIGTSLSVCGPAISAAFASSDTDFDKLWWVLGLYAFIVIVDGLVIQPMLLKRTTRVPWWAALLGPIVGGILLPPWGALLAPPVLAVVYAFRKPKS, from the coding sequence ATGCAGGAGGACCATTTGATCGGATCCAGCGGAGAGGTTCATCCCGCACGGCGCGCAGGAGCTGCACTGCTGGGTTGGTGGAGAGCGACGACGCTGGACGCGCTGATCGTTGGTGCGATGTGGCTGGTCGGGTTGTTGCTGATTCATGTACCGCTGGCGCCGATGTGGGCGATGATTGCCGCGTTCTGCCAGTTCGTCCCGGGGATTGGAACTTCGCTTTCGGTGTGCGGACCAGCGATTTCTGCGGCCTTTGCCTCAAGCGATACCGACTTCGACAAGCTCTGGTGGGTGCTTGGGCTGTATGCGTTCATCGTGATTGTAGATGGGCTTGTGATTCAACCGATGCTTCTGAAGCGGACGACGCGTGTGCCGTGGTGGGCCGCGTTGTTGGGACCGATTGTGGGTGGAATTTTGTTGCCGCCGTGGGGGGCGCTGTTGGCTCCGCCGGTATTGGCTGTGGTCTATGCGTTTCGCAAGCCCAAATCTTAG
- a CDS encoding sensor domain-containing diguanylate cyclase, protein MHGYPLLTDFANMTANAVGPLLGAWTLPRFEKLDDWLQKPHLVSRFVIFSLFLAPLVSGSILGAYRHFLLQGFSFWTVMERRGIADMLGYALFTPLVLVLCSIQLRSVARLRTLSRTILLLVLVAVIAIAVFDQSSFALSFVLASVTLLVTLRLGFSAAVIAVNVISVIATVATMSGHGPFVLGGGAVLSSRIILLQSFLTLSMLAIFSISVIQLERKSFQDKLKAAYEQMEYLATTDPLTGLTNRRRFEEFLEVEWARAYRMGSSVAMLMIDTDDFKLYNDSFGHLAGDDCLTAIAEVTLPMKRRSTDVLARYGGEEFIFLLPINTLASAAVIAEAIRAGVEALYEQEGSLLKRKVTVSIGCAAMVPGPGLFSKMLIEASDRALYRAKENGRNRVELAEPVLAEVGK, encoded by the coding sequence GTGCATGGCTACCCTCTGCTGACAGATTTCGCGAATATGACCGCGAACGCGGTAGGACCACTTCTGGGTGCGTGGACGTTGCCGCGTTTCGAAAAGCTGGATGACTGGTTGCAGAAGCCGCATCTGGTCTCCCGTTTCGTAATATTTTCTCTATTCCTGGCGCCTCTGGTCTCCGGTTCGATCCTGGGAGCGTATCGCCACTTTCTACTTCAGGGATTTAGCTTTTGGACGGTCATGGAGCGCCGTGGGATTGCTGACATGCTCGGGTATGCCTTATTCACACCGCTAGTGTTGGTTCTTTGCTCGATCCAACTTCGTTCCGTCGCGAGGCTGCGCACCCTTTCTAGAACGATCCTGCTTTTGGTCCTTGTGGCGGTGATCGCGATTGCGGTTTTTGATCAATCGTCCTTCGCCCTGTCGTTTGTCCTGGCATCGGTCACGCTCCTGGTGACTTTGCGTCTCGGCTTTAGCGCCGCGGTGATCGCAGTCAACGTCATCTCAGTGATTGCCACAGTCGCTACTATGTCTGGCCATGGTCCCTTCGTTCTTGGAGGAGGAGCTGTCCTGTCTTCACGCATCATTCTTCTGCAGTCGTTTCTGACACTGAGCATGCTTGCCATCTTTTCCATCTCCGTCATTCAGCTTGAGCGCAAAAGCTTTCAGGACAAGCTGAAGGCGGCCTACGAACAGATGGAGTATCTCGCTACGACCGATCCGTTGACAGGGTTGACCAATCGAAGACGATTTGAAGAATTTCTCGAGGTGGAGTGGGCGCGTGCCTATCGTATGGGCAGTTCCGTTGCCATGCTGATGATCGATACTGACGATTTCAAGTTATACAACGATTCCTTTGGCCATCTCGCTGGGGATGATTGCCTGACCGCCATCGCGGAGGTCACGCTTCCGATGAAGCGCCGTTCCACCGACGTGCTTGCCCGATACGGAGGCGAAGAGTTCATCTTTCTTTTACCGATTAATACTTTGGCGAGCGCGGCGGTGATCGCGGAAGCTATCCGCGCCGGAGTGGAAGCCTTGTATGAACAGGAGGGCAGCCTTTTGAAACGAAAGGTGACCGTTTCGATCGGCTGTGCCGCGATGGTGCCTGGGCCGGGGTTGTTTTCAAAGATGCTGATCGAGGCATCGGACCGGGCGCTTTATCGGGCCAAGGAGAATGGCCGCAATAGGGTGGAGCTGGCAGAGCCGGTGTTGGCTGAGGTGGGGAAGTGA
- a CDS encoding alpha-amylase domain-containing protein, with protein sequence MAVMMQAFYWDAPQKENKRGEWWNYLNSKIPELSAAGIDTMWLPPISKAASPDSPGYDPYDYFDLGDFDQKGAIKTLYGNSAELKQLLASMREKHIGAIADMVINHNSGADEEEVNPLDGQKRWTKFNPKSGRFPRDWNCFHPSRYEEAIIEGEEFAGFPHLCHRNPSVYKHMFDYARMIIEELGFDGFRFDFVKGFGAWMIGILAKYKYERNGEEVRPFVVGEYWSGPEDIDNWLERVRAVTEGQIAAFDFPLRYKLKDMCDTPNYDLRNLTDDGSVVSKRPFNAVTFVENHDMGGNEIVNDKILAYSFILVNEGYPCIFWYDYYNLELARPLTPNGIDALIDAHHRYAGGEACILHADPDLYIMQRGGTEGQPGLIYVLNNLGDQWSGTSIKTKWHNQKFKPLAWSGHDEAHPDERTTNENGEAEFPAPPRGYCIYVPIFE encoded by the coding sequence ATGGCAGTGATGATGCAGGCGTTCTACTGGGATGCTCCCCAAAAGGAAAACAAGCGCGGCGAGTGGTGGAATTACCTCAACTCCAAAATCCCCGAACTGTCAGCCGCAGGCATCGACACCATGTGGCTTCCCCCGATCTCTAAAGCCGCCAGTCCCGACTCCCCTGGATACGATCCCTACGATTACTTCGACCTCGGCGACTTCGACCAGAAGGGCGCGATCAAGACCCTTTATGGCAACTCAGCCGAACTAAAACAGCTCCTTGCCAGCATGCGTGAAAAGCATATCGGCGCGATTGCCGACATGGTCATCAACCACAACTCCGGTGCGGATGAAGAAGAGGTCAATCCTCTCGATGGACAGAAGCGTTGGACCAAGTTCAATCCCAAGAGTGGCCGTTTCCCTCGTGACTGGAACTGTTTCCACCCGTCCCGCTACGAAGAAGCCATCATCGAAGGCGAAGAGTTTGCCGGGTTTCCTCACCTCTGCCACCGCAATCCATCGGTCTACAAACACATGTTTGATTACGCCCGCATGATCATCGAAGAACTTGGCTTTGACGGCTTCCGCTTCGACTTCGTGAAGGGCTTCGGCGCATGGATGATCGGCATTCTCGCCAAGTATAAGTACGAACGTAACGGCGAGGAGGTTCGTCCCTTTGTTGTCGGCGAATATTGGTCCGGCCCCGAAGACATCGACAACTGGCTCGAACGTGTACGCGCCGTCACCGAGGGCCAAATCGCCGCCTTTGACTTTCCCCTTCGTTACAAGCTGAAGGACATGTGTGATACCCCCAACTACGATCTCCGCAACCTCACAGACGATGGTTCCGTCGTCTCCAAGCGCCCGTTCAATGCCGTAACCTTTGTCGAAAACCACGACATGGGTGGCAATGAGATCGTGAATGACAAGATTCTGGCGTACTCTTTCATTCTCGTGAACGAGGGCTACCCCTGCATCTTCTGGTACGACTATTACAATCTCGAACTTGCCCGCCCGCTTACACCCAACGGCATCGACGCGCTCATTGACGCCCACCATCGCTACGCCGGTGGAGAAGCCTGCATCCTCCACGCAGATCCAGATCTCTACATCATGCAGCGCGGCGGCACAGAAGGTCAGCCCGGCCTCATCTACGTTCTGAACAACCTCGGCGACCAGTGGTCAGGTACGTCGATCAAAACCAAGTGGCATAACCAGAAGTTCAAGCCGCTCGCTTGGTCTGGCCACGACGAAGCGCATCCTGACGAACGCACCACCAACGAAAACGGAGAGGCTGAGTTCCCTGCTCCACCGCGTGGCTACTGCATCTACGTCCCCATCTTCGAATAG
- a CDS encoding ABC transporter permease: MALLSRFFKKIRTLIGRERFHRELEEEMAFHRELAEEEMVGRGVPPSQARYAAKRSFGNETRLREQSHEVMGFRLESVLRDVRFGLRALAKSPGFTAVAVISLALGIGANTAIFSLIDQLLLQRLPVRDPQQLVSFGNAENGGVAGGIDLGQFGLFPWYFARQLEVNPGPFQGIASFRSFTDKVSVQRPSSANGHLDENSSALLVPTNLVSGNYFNVIGARPLLGRTITSADAATSGSGAVVVLSYHFWEDSLSGDTDVIGKSLRVNGTPLTVIGVMPKSFQGIKLELEPTAFWIPVTMQPVVLREPSLLTLQSGLYFLHVFGRLSAQAARDKGALAQSQLWLDQQIHAAVRTSEGTKLTTEREQEINHESVPLLTAMHGVSSVRSEYGQSLQILMAVVGLVLLIACANLANFLLARGAARQREIATRLALGSSRGRIVRQSLIETLLLSFAGGALGIGLAFAITRSLIAFVGRGETTLVLSPVPDAPVLFFTFAVSIVTALLFGLAPALASARGGTSSALNSNTRTAQGSEGRSARLWPRVLVTVQVMLSLVLLVGAGLFLRTLRNLQHQDYGFERDHLLVADFNAKLAGYQPSQTSALHQRLLERVSALPGVRSAALAATPPISRSEWSSSITISGYSPAPKENMGSVLNRVSGRYFETAGIAVVAGRGITSEDSATSMKVAVVNEALAKRFFPKGDAIGRSLGIDMGSEKGPWQIVGVVRDTRSRHPRTVDAIRMTYIPLEQIEPTIPADPGARADTPPEPNQNRFANTLLVRTTGDPAKTIADLRAAVSAVDPNLPLLRVTTMEGQISGLITHDELISTLTGVFSLLALLLAAIGLYGVMSYNVVRRTNEIGIRLALGAQTPVVRWMILREALLLLALGVCLGMPLAFAASSFVRQQLFGVGPVDRATFAVAIAVVGGMTLFAAWLPARRASKVDPMVALRFE; this comes from the coding sequence ATGGCTCTACTTTCGCGATTCTTCAAAAAGATAAGGACTCTCATCGGGCGTGAACGCTTCCACAGAGAGCTGGAAGAAGAGATGGCGTTCCATCGCGAGTTGGCGGAAGAAGAGATGGTGGGCCGTGGTGTTCCGCCAAGTCAGGCGCGATATGCGGCGAAGCGAAGCTTTGGGAATGAGACACGGCTTCGTGAGCAGAGCCATGAAGTGATGGGATTTCGCCTGGAGAGCGTTCTGCGTGATGTTCGTTTCGGACTTCGTGCCCTTGCGAAGAGTCCAGGGTTCACAGCTGTAGCCGTAATCTCACTTGCGCTGGGGATTGGAGCGAACACAGCGATCTTTTCTCTGATCGATCAGTTGCTCCTACAGAGGCTTCCAGTGCGCGACCCGCAACAGCTGGTTAGCTTTGGCAATGCGGAGAACGGGGGCGTAGCGGGTGGGATCGATCTAGGCCAGTTTGGATTGTTTCCGTGGTATTTCGCGCGGCAGTTGGAAGTGAATCCGGGACCTTTTCAGGGGATCGCTTCTTTCAGAAGCTTCACCGACAAGGTAAGTGTGCAGAGGCCGTCGAGCGCGAATGGACACTTAGATGAAAACTCTTCCGCGCTTCTGGTCCCGACAAACCTCGTCTCAGGGAATTACTTCAATGTAATCGGAGCGCGACCACTACTGGGCCGCACGATTACGTCTGCGGATGCAGCCACTTCTGGAAGTGGGGCGGTGGTCGTTTTGAGTTATCACTTCTGGGAGGATTCGCTCTCTGGAGATACGGACGTAATCGGTAAGTCACTTCGCGTGAATGGAACTCCGCTGACCGTGATCGGTGTGATGCCGAAGTCGTTTCAAGGAATCAAGTTGGAGCTGGAACCGACGGCCTTCTGGATTCCGGTCACGATGCAACCCGTGGTTTTGCGGGAACCTTCTTTGCTGACGCTACAGTCTGGTCTCTACTTTTTGCATGTGTTCGGACGGTTGAGTGCGCAAGCTGCAAGGGATAAAGGTGCGCTTGCACAAAGCCAACTGTGGCTGGACCAGCAGATCCACGCGGCAGTGCGGACGAGTGAAGGGACGAAGCTGACTACGGAACGGGAGCAGGAGATCAATCACGAATCGGTCCCGTTGCTGACCGCAATGCACGGTGTCTCTTCCGTTCGCAGCGAGTATGGTCAGTCGCTTCAGATCCTGATGGCTGTGGTTGGGCTGGTGTTGTTAATCGCGTGCGCGAATCTAGCCAACTTCTTGTTGGCGCGTGGCGCAGCCCGACAGCGCGAGATCGCCACGCGACTTGCCCTGGGGTCCAGCCGTGGGCGCATTGTGCGGCAGAGCCTGATTGAGACGCTTCTGCTCTCATTCGCTGGAGGAGCTTTGGGCATTGGTCTCGCCTTTGCCATCACGCGGTCTTTGATTGCGTTTGTCGGGCGAGGTGAGACGACGCTGGTGCTGAGTCCTGTTCCGGATGCTCCGGTGCTGTTCTTTACGTTTGCCGTTTCGATTGTGACGGCTCTGCTCTTTGGACTTGCGCCAGCACTTGCGTCGGCACGCGGTGGCACGAGTAGCGCGCTGAACAGCAATACACGAACGGCGCAGGGAAGCGAAGGACGTTCCGCGCGTCTGTGGCCCAGGGTACTGGTGACTGTGCAGGTGATGTTGTCTCTCGTGCTGCTGGTGGGCGCTGGCTTATTTCTACGCACTTTGAGGAATCTGCAACACCAGGATTATGGATTTGAGCGAGACCATCTGCTTGTGGCTGATTTCAATGCCAAGCTTGCCGGGTATCAGCCGAGTCAAACGTCGGCTCTGCATCAGCGGTTGCTGGAGCGTGTGAGTGCGCTTCCGGGTGTGCGGTCCGCTGCGCTTGCTGCAACGCCTCCGATCAGCCGGAGCGAGTGGAGTTCTTCCATTACGATTTCCGGCTATTCTCCAGCGCCGAAGGAGAATATGGGTTCAGTTTTGAATCGGGTGTCTGGAAGATACTTTGAGACGGCTGGAATCGCAGTAGTGGCTGGACGCGGCATTACATCAGAAGACTCCGCCACGAGTATGAAAGTCGCGGTAGTGAACGAGGCGCTTGCCAAGCGATTTTTCCCTAAGGGCGATGCGATAGGCCGATCGCTCGGGATCGATATGGGTTCGGAGAAAGGGCCGTGGCAGATCGTCGGAGTGGTACGAGATACACGATCCAGACACCCACGCACTGTGGATGCGATCCGCATGACATATATCCCTCTGGAGCAGATCGAGCCAACTATCCCGGCTGATCCTGGTGCTCGGGCGGATACACCCCCGGAGCCGAACCAGAATCGATTTGCCAACACGCTTTTGGTCCGGACGACAGGTGATCCTGCGAAGACGATTGCGGACCTTCGCGCCGCTGTGTCGGCGGTGGATCCGAACCTGCCTCTGCTCAGGGTGACGACGATGGAGGGGCAGATCTCCGGATTGATTACGCATGATGAATTGATCTCGACGTTGACCGGAGTGTTTTCGTTGCTTGCGCTGTTGCTCGCCGCGATCGGGTTGTATGGCGTGATGAGCTACAACGTTGTGCGGAGGACGAACGAGATCGGGATTCGTCTGGCGCTGGGCGCGCAGACGCCGGTGGTGCGGTGGATGATTCTGCGCGAAGCTCTGCTTCTGCTTGCGCTGGGTGTCTGTCTGGGAATGCCACTGGCCTTCGCTGCAAGCTCGTTTGTGAGACAACAACTCTTCGGTGTAGGGCCGGTGGATCGAGCGACGTTTGCGGTTGCGATTGCCGTAGTGGGCGGAATGACGTTGTTTGCGGCCTGGTTGCCAGCGCGTCGCGCAAGCAAGGTCGATCCGATGGTGGCTCTTCGGTTTGAGTAA
- a CDS encoding PadR family transcriptional regulator — translation MAKKQELLPGTLHLLILKTLSREPMHGYGIALSIKRITDDVLTVEEGSLYPALQRLLLQGWVKAEWKMTETNRRARYYTLTPTGAKQLGVELSQFQQMIAAIGRVLQDA, via the coding sequence ATGGCGAAGAAACAAGAATTATTGCCGGGAACATTGCATCTGCTCATTCTCAAAACGCTGAGCCGCGAGCCGATGCACGGCTACGGCATTGCGCTGTCGATCAAGCGGATTACCGACGATGTGCTGACTGTGGAAGAGGGATCGCTTTATCCCGCACTGCAGCGTCTTTTGCTGCAGGGATGGGTGAAGGCTGAGTGGAAGATGACGGAGACGAATCGTCGTGCACGCTACTACACGCTTACGCCGACGGGGGCGAAGCAGCTTGGCGTTGAGCTTTCCCAATTTCAACAGATGATCGCAGCGATTGGCCGAGTGTTGCAGGACGCTTAG
- a CDS encoding ABC transporter permease — translation MGKISQFFKKVLVFVRRDKFHRDLEEEMAFHREMAEEDLVGHGAGSGEAHYAAKRVFGNETRLREQSHEVMGFRMESVLHDLRFALRQLRRSPGFACTAIGVLTLGVAASVTIFSFVDAALMKPLPYKDSSRLVAVYEKASFCPLCNISYPDYLDFKKQNKVFSALDAWAYSRYLWKSSTGVESMQGARVASGFFHTLGVSPALGRDFTEADDTPAASRTVLLSYDTWQRRFGGRREVLGQTVTLDDTAYSVIGVLPREFHFAPRGNASFWTPLHHPTGCEKRRSCHNLFAAGRLKEGVSVATALAEMQTIAGQLERQYPDSNLGQGAAVIALSDAIVGDVRPILLVLLGGAGLLLLIACVNVASLLLVRAENRRREMAVRGALGASPGRLVRQFVTEGLVLVTASMTLGVVSAYGLSRLLLKLIPAEMLGGMPYLQGAGIGPHVLMFAALIAVIAATIFSVTPLIRLSLSDLRGDLGEGGRGAAGTMWKRFGSNLVAVELAIAVVLLVGAGLLSKSFYRLLHVEMNFQPDHLATLSVAAPNANYGKDEQMITLSDRVVGRIARLPGVISVGHTNLLPVSCNCNTTWFRVLGHPFHGEHNDAPERGVTTEYFKTIQARLMRGRFFTETDDASKPQVMVINQTLAKQFFPGEDPIDKMIGNTDLAPKSMRKIVGVVDDIREGTLEQEIRPAIYIPFKQEPDTDFSLVARTAQDPSALLPEMVAAIREIDPNLAVINGTTMSQRIGDSQTAYLHRSSAWMVGAFASLALLMGVVGLYGVIAYSVSQRTREIGVRIALGAPRGSVYRMILGEAGMLTVIGIAGGLASSIAVARLMRKLLFGVQAWDVATLLAVAVALGVSAMVASYLPARRAASVNPVEALRAE, via the coding sequence ATGGGAAAGATCTCGCAGTTCTTCAAGAAGGTTTTGGTCTTCGTACGTCGCGACAAGTTTCATCGTGACCTGGAAGAAGAGATGGCGTTCCATCGCGAGATGGCAGAGGAAGATCTGGTTGGGCATGGTGCGGGTTCCGGAGAAGCGCACTATGCCGCGAAACGGGTTTTTGGGAACGAAACACGATTGAGGGAACAGAGCCACGAGGTGATGGGGTTCCGTATGGAAAGTGTGCTGCACGATCTTCGTTTCGCCCTGCGGCAGTTGCGGCGGAGCCCCGGATTTGCGTGTACGGCGATAGGGGTGCTGACGCTGGGCGTGGCGGCGAGCGTAACGATCTTCTCGTTCGTGGATGCAGCCCTGATGAAGCCATTGCCTTACAAAGACTCTTCGCGACTCGTAGCTGTGTATGAGAAGGCGAGCTTTTGTCCGTTGTGCAATATTTCTTATCCGGATTATCTGGATTTCAAAAAACAGAACAAGGTCTTCAGCGCGCTGGATGCCTGGGCCTACAGTCGTTATTTATGGAAGAGTTCGACGGGAGTGGAATCGATGCAAGGCGCGCGCGTGGCCAGTGGGTTCTTCCACACGCTTGGAGTAAGTCCCGCGTTAGGGCGTGACTTTACGGAGGCTGATGACACACCCGCTGCTTCGCGCACGGTATTGCTGAGTTATGACACGTGGCAGAGGAGATTCGGCGGGAGGCGCGAGGTCCTGGGTCAGACGGTAACGCTGGATGATACGGCCTATAGCGTGATCGGTGTACTGCCGCGGGAGTTTCACTTTGCTCCGCGTGGCAATGCGAGTTTCTGGACTCCGCTGCATCATCCCACGGGATGTGAGAAACGGAGATCGTGCCACAACCTGTTTGCTGCGGGCCGATTGAAAGAGGGTGTTTCCGTAGCGACGGCGCTGGCGGAGATGCAGACGATTGCGGGGCAGCTGGAGCGGCAGTATCCAGACTCCAACCTCGGGCAAGGCGCGGCGGTGATCGCATTGAGCGACGCGATCGTGGGAGATGTGCGCCCCATCCTGCTGGTGCTGCTGGGTGGAGCGGGGCTGCTGCTGCTGATCGCGTGCGTGAATGTTGCGAGCTTGCTGCTGGTACGAGCGGAAAATCGCAGGCGAGAGATGGCCGTTCGTGGAGCGCTGGGTGCCTCCCCGGGGAGGCTGGTGCGGCAATTCGTTACGGAGGGATTGGTGCTTGTGACGGCGTCGATGACGCTCGGTGTGGTGAGCGCCTACGGCCTTTCAAGATTGCTGTTGAAGCTAATTCCTGCCGAGATGCTAGGCGGAATGCCTTACCTGCAAGGAGCGGGCATCGGCCCGCATGTACTGATGTTTGCCGCGCTGATTGCGGTCATCGCAGCGACGATTTTTTCGGTGACACCATTGATACGGTTGTCTTTGAGTGATTTGCGAGGAGACCTTGGCGAAGGCGGACGCGGCGCAGCGGGCACAATGTGGAAGCGGTTTGGATCGAATCTTGTCGCTGTAGAACTGGCCATTGCTGTGGTGCTGTTAGTAGGGGCTGGGCTGCTCAGCAAGAGTTTTTACAGGCTTTTGCATGTGGAGATGAACTTTCAGCCTGACCACCTCGCAACACTTTCGGTTGCGGCTCCCAATGCGAATTATGGAAAAGACGAGCAGATGATTACATTGTCCGATCGTGTGGTGGGGAGAATTGCGAGACTGCCGGGTGTGATCTCAGTGGGCCATACCAATCTTCTGCCAGTGAGCTGCAACTGCAATACAACCTGGTTTCGTGTGCTAGGCCATCCGTTTCATGGAGAGCACAATGATGCCCCGGAGAGAGGAGTGACGACGGAGTACTTCAAGACGATCCAGGCGAGGCTGATGCGTGGACGATTTTTCACGGAGACAGATGATGCGTCAAAGCCGCAGGTGATGGTGATCAACCAGACGCTGGCGAAGCAGTTCTTTCCCGGTGAAGACCCCATCGACAAGATGATCGGGAATACGGACCTCGCTCCGAAGTCGATGAGGAAGATCGTCGGTGTAGTGGACGACATTCGCGAGGGAACGCTGGAGCAGGAGATCCGCCCGGCGATCTACATTCCGTTCAAACAGGAACCAGACACAGACTTCAGCTTGGTGGCGAGGACGGCGCAGGATCCCAGCGCGTTGCTTCCGGAGATGGTGGCGGCCATTCGTGAGATTGACCCAAACCTTGCCGTGATCAATGGAACCACGATGTCCCAGCGTATCGGAGATTCTCAAACGGCCTACCTACACCGGTCATCAGCGTGGATGGTGGGAGCGTTTGCCTCGCTCGCTCTGCTGATGGGAGTGGTGGGGCTGTACGGAGTGATTGCGTATTCCGTAAGTCAGAGGACGCGGGAGATCGGTGTGCGCATTGCCCTAGGCGCGCCGCGCGGGTCTGTCTATCGAATGATCCTGGGCGAAGCGGGCATGCTGACTGTCATTGGGATCGCGGGTGGCCTGGCGTCTTCCATTGCTGTGGCGAGATTGATGCGAAAGCTGTTGTTCGGTGTGCAGGCGTGGGATGTTGCGACGCTGCTTGCGGTAGCGGTTGCGCTCGGAGTTTCCGCCATGGTGGCAAGCTATTTGCCAGCACGGCGCGCTGCCTCCGTAAACCCGGTAGAAGCACTCCGCGCTGAGTAA
- a CDS encoding ABC transporter permease yields the protein MIQLPGNFSYMRTRETLARAHVLRRTWPVMLDLLVAAIGLACFYGVVRIATMWMAHAQPDVIISLAPSALPRYAFFSMVRMALAYFLSLAFAIGYGYVAAYSRRLEALMIAGLDILQSIPVLSFLPGVMLAMVALFPSRQIGVELGAIILIFTGQAWNIAFSFYASLKSIPKELDEAATLYGFSRWQRLWQLELPYAAIGLIWNSMVSVAGGWFFLMACEMFVLGPRDFRLPGLGSYLQTAASRGNFPAMLWGIATMIGIVVLTDQLVWRPLIAWSDRFKFEQVESKSHVRSPLLHALQHSTAFRSVSKKIIRPLNEKIYRHFAATRTTHIEYDAVKRGAPSRVLRAIVFIALLCGVGYSAVHAIDLLRSVELQQFLTILRGAAATFLRVNIALVLASLWTIPVGVAIGFNPRLARIAQPVAQIAASVPATALFPILLLALVRFRGGMGLAAILLMLLGTQWYILFNVIAGAMAIPTDLLEVATLFRFSRIQKWKTVILPGIFPYLITGLLTASGGAWNASIVAEYFRLHDQTLKTFGLGEQISSATDSGQFQLLLLATIVMALMVVTMNRLVWRPLFRLSETKYKLSA from the coding sequence AAACGCTTGCACGCGCTCATGTGCTGCGACGCACCTGGCCCGTCATGCTGGATCTGCTCGTCGCCGCCATCGGACTCGCCTGCTTTTACGGTGTCGTGCGTATCGCCACGATGTGGATGGCCCACGCCCAGCCAGACGTCATCATCTCTCTGGCTCCAAGCGCTCTTCCTCGCTATGCCTTTTTCTCCATGGTGCGGATGGCGCTCGCCTACTTCCTTTCGCTGGCCTTCGCCATCGGATACGGCTACGTAGCCGCGTATAGTCGCCGTTTGGAAGCCTTGATGATTGCGGGGCTTGATATTCTGCAGTCCATCCCCGTCCTCAGTTTTCTTCCTGGTGTCATGCTTGCCATGGTGGCGCTCTTTCCTTCGCGCCAGATCGGCGTCGAGCTCGGTGCGATCATCCTCATCTTCACCGGGCAGGCGTGGAATATCGCCTTCAGCTTTTATGCCTCCCTCAAGAGCATTCCCAAGGAGCTGGACGAAGCCGCGACGCTCTACGGCTTTTCGCGCTGGCAGCGCCTGTGGCAGCTCGAACTTCCCTATGCTGCCATAGGCCTTATCTGGAACTCGATGGTCTCCGTCGCCGGTGGATGGTTCTTTCTGATGGCCTGCGAGATGTTTGTCCTCGGCCCGCGTGACTTCCGTCTTCCCGGACTCGGGAGCTACCTGCAAACCGCGGCCAGCCGCGGCAACTTCCCCGCCATGCTCTGGGGTATCGCAACGATGATCGGCATCGTGGTGCTTACCGATCAACTCGTTTGGCGGCCACTGATCGCATGGAGCGACCGCTTCAAGTTCGAACAGGTGGAGAGCAAATCCCACGTGCGCTCTCCCCTTCTGCACGCGCTGCAGCACTCGACCGCGTTTCGCTCCGTCAGCAAAAAAATCATTCGCCCACTCAACGAAAAGATCTACCGTCACTTCGCCGCGACGCGCACCACGCACATCGAATACGACGCCGTGAAGCGAGGCGCACCCTCCCGTGTTCTTCGTGCCATCGTCTTCATAGCCTTGCTCTGCGGCGTAGGCTACAGCGCGGTACATGCCATTGACCTGCTGCGTTCCGTCGAGTTGCAGCAGTTCCTCACCATACTGCGCGGAGCAGCAGCGACTTTCCTTCGTGTCAATATTGCGCTTGTACTGGCTTCTCTTTGGACTATCCCCGTCGGTGTCGCCATCGGCTTCAATCCGCGACTCGCACGCATCGCACAACCCGTCGCACAGATCGCCGCCTCCGTTCCGGCCACAGCGCTCTTTCCTATCCTTCTTCTTGCCCTCGTCCGCTTTCGGGGAGGCATGGGTCTCGCGGCGATCCTGCTGATGTTGCTAGGAACACAGTGGTACATCCTCTTCAACGTGATCGCAGGGGCGATGGCCATTCCCACAGACCTTCTGGAAGTCGCCACCCTCTTCCGCTTCAGCCGCATCCAGAAATGGAAGACTGTCATCCTACCCGGCATCTTCCCTTACCTGATCACAGGCCTTCTGACCGCATCAGGCGGTGCATGGAATGCGAGCATCGTCGCGGAGTACTTCCGCCTCCATGACCAGACGCTGAAGACCTTCGGTCTGGGAGAGCAGATCTCCTCCGCTACCGACAGCGGCCAATTTCAGCTTCTCCTGCTCGCCACCATCGTCATGGCGCTCATGGTCGTTACCATGAACCGCCTTGTCTGGCGACCGCTCTTCCGTCTCTCAGAGACTAAGTACAAACTCAGCGCTTAG